The Saccharolobus shibatae B12 genomic interval AGAGGCTAGTTTATACGCAGATGTGATTTTACCGGATGTAACTTATCTAGAAAGAGATGAATTCTTCTGGGATGATGGCCCAGCCATGGATAGGGCAATTAGGGGCAGATGGCAAGCGATACCAGTGTTATGGCCTAATACCGCAAACGGTTTGGATTTATTCATAATGTTTGCGTACATGTTAAATCCCCAAGCTGGAGACGCTTATATACAATGGATGGCTAGGTTCGCTGGGGTACCTTTAGATACATTAAAATCAGTTATACAACAAGAGATGCCCAATTATCAACAATATTTAATGAAGAATAACGGTTATCCACCATGGGGAAGTTTTACAGCAAAAGCGTGGAGAGAGGCTCAACTTAACGCATTGTCAGAGGAAGTAAACATGCCTAAAGAGCAAATATTACAAACCTTAAGAAATAACGGTGTGATTGTAATTAAGACTGTTGATGATTATTTTGCAAACCATGAAAGAATACCATGGGACTTACCAGCTGCCACTCCAACTGGTAGAATTGAGATATATTCAACTATATTATACTATTACGTTATACAGAATTATGGGTATGACCCAGTATGGGATCCAATAATAGCTGAAATACCACCAAATTGGAATGGAGGTTATGCAGTTGAAGATGGTGTTTATCACTCACCACCAACACCATATAACAATCCAACGTTTAAACCAGCACCACCAGAACTATTCTTCATAGAGTATAAGATCCCACAATTCGCTTACACATCTAGCACTGACAATCCATTACTAATGGCTATTGCTTCTGACAGTTACCATAAGGATATCTTAATGAGGGCTTGGATAAATCCAACTACTGCATCACAATTAGGAATTAACGAAGGAGATTGGATCGCTATCGAAAGATGGAAATTACCAAACCCAGATGGTAGTATACCTAAACTAATTGTTAGAGCCCATTTGACTCAGTGGATAAGACCAGATACAATAGGAGTACCAGAGCCTTTTGGTCAGAGGAACCCAGCATTAACTACTGCAACCAAAGCTGTAAACGAGTTTGGCAATCAGCCAGTATCAGTAATGTGGACACCAGGTAGAAATCCTTTAGGTGGTTATCACATGAATGAGCAATTCACTGTTAGGGTTAGGAAAGCGACGCCTGATGAGATTCAAGCTGCAACACAATTGGCAAGTGTGCGAACTCCAGACACATTACCTTCACAACAAGCTAAAGTTACCACTCCTAACAATTCCGCTTCTCAAAGTGATTGGCAACAATACGTCTCATACGGTAATGTTTCCACATTAGGGTGATCCCTTATGTCCACACAAGTTTCAAACCCATATATGCAATTTGGGAATACTCAACCTTGTAAACACTGGGGATTCGTGGTTAAGGTAGATCAATGTCTAGGCTGTGATGCTTGTGTGGCTGCGTGTACAATAGAGAATCAAACGCCATTTTGGCAAGGTCTATTTAGAACTCATGTTGAAGATCTAGAATTAGGAGAATATCCCAACACTCAGAGGGTCTTCGTACCTAGATTGTGTATGCAATGTGAAAACCCGCCATGTTATTATGTATGTCCAACTGGCGCTACCCAAATTGTCCCTGGAGGTATTGTAGTGGTTGACGAATATAAATGTATGGGATGTCTTTACTGTGTTGAGGCATGTCCATACGGTGCTAGATACTTCTACACTTACGAGGATATTGAGAAGTCCAAGGAGTATTTTGGATTGAATTCAATACACGTGGTTCCTCACGTAGATAAATGTACTTTCTGCTACGGTACAGCACCAGAAGGCACTTATACTCCTGCATGTGTAAGAACTTGTCCGGGTCATGCCAGAGTATTTGGATGTCTTGATGATCCTAATAGTGAGGTTAGTATATTAGTTAATACTGGGCA includes:
- a CDS encoding 4Fe-4S dicluster domain-containing protein, giving the protein MSTQVSNPYMQFGNTQPCKHWGFVVKVDQCLGCDACVAACTIENQTPFWQGLFRTHVEDLELGEYPNTQRVFVPRLCMQCENPPCYYVCPTGATQIVPGGIVVVDEYKCMGCLYCVEACPYGARYFYTYEDIEKSKEYFGLNSIHVVPHVDKCTFCYGTAPEGTYTPACVRTCPGHARVFGCLDDPNSEVSILVNTGQAVVLNPELNVQPKVFYVFNRQLGRGGGGNS